One Acetobacter ghanensis DNA window includes the following coding sequences:
- a CDS encoding EamA family transporter, with product MSTPTFSVRERLAALAQVTGGMLCLQFGSSYAKLLFPAFGAAGMVGLRTFFAAIILMVFYRSWHAISRKVLLLVLPYGLALTCMNYFFYLALGRLPLGTTVALEFTGPLVLSFIHTRRWSDVVWTSLTVLGLVLLLRPESAIRPDFVGIIFALLAATCWALYIIFARNIAGKLPSGQACSLGMLCGAGIVFIPCTAPALWTGLHIPTLLGVSVLVALCSSALPYALEMQAMQKLSAREFGVLCSLEPVSAALAGAMLLHEIPSLPRLCGILCIVLASLGTVLMPQRSKPIAQDGPVLPE from the coding sequence ATGAGCACGCCTACTTTTTCAGTGCGGGAACGTCTCGCGGCGCTGGCGCAGGTTACGGGCGGGATGCTCTGCCTGCAATTTGGTTCGTCCTACGCCAAACTGCTGTTTCCTGCTTTTGGCGCAGCGGGCATGGTGGGGCTGCGTACCTTTTTTGCCGCCATCATACTTATGGTGTTTTACCGTAGCTGGCACGCTATCTCCCGCAAGGTGCTCCTGCTGGTGTTGCCGTATGGGCTGGCCCTTACGTGCATGAACTACTTTTTCTACCTCGCACTTGGCCGCCTGCCATTGGGCACCACCGTGGCGCTGGAATTTACGGGGCCACTCGTGCTGTCCTTTATCCATACAAGGCGATGGAGTGACGTTGTGTGGACAAGCCTGACGGTGCTTGGGCTTGTGCTGCTTCTGCGCCCGGAATCCGCTATACGGCCGGACTTTGTAGGCATTATTTTTGCCCTGCTGGCAGCAACATGCTGGGCGCTTTACATTATTTTTGCCCGCAATATTGCTGGCAAGCTGCCATCTGGTCAGGCGTGTTCTCTTGGTATGCTGTGTGGTGCCGGAATCGTTTTCATACCCTGCACGGCTCCTGCCCTGTGGACCGGGCTGCACATTCCTACCCTGCTGGGGGTGAGTGTTCTTGTCGCACTCTGTTCTTCCGCGCTGCCTTACGCACTGGAAATGCAGGCCATGCAAAAACTCTCTGCCCGCGAATTTGGGGTATTGTGTAGTCTGGAACCGGTTTCCGCCGCGCTGGCTGGAGCCATGCTGCTGCATGAAATTCCGTCACTTCCGCGTCTGTGCGGTATTCTCTGCATTGTTCTGGCATCGCTGGGCACTGTGCTCATGCCCCAACGTTCCAAGCCCATCGCGCAGGATGGGCCTGTTCTGCCAGAATAA
- the parE gene encoding DNA topoisomerase IV subunit B, producing MSDLFSAPTPSRKSASASARSKGPENDAYDASAIEVLEGLEPVRRRPGMYIGGTDEGALHHLAAEIIDNAMDEAVAGHATTIDVHLAPDNRLSVRDNGRGIPVDPHPRFPDRSALEVILTTLHAGGKFSGKAYATSGGLHGVGSSVVNALSSRMDVEIARDRTLWQQSYERGKPVTALEKAGAAPNRRGTQITFQPDPEIFGTHVFVPSRLYKLCRSKAFLFRGVTIRWSCDPSLIKTGDDSPTEAVLHFPGGLADSLADELGPNAPLLTPFWSGEAPLPPQPDGTDNGKVEWAVAFLESGAASLISYCNTIPTPQGGTHETGFRNALLKGLRAWGDQRSIKKAASITAEDILGMIAARLSAFIRDPQFQGQTKEKLTTAAASKLLETALRDRFDHWLAQNPPQADALLNFAIERAEERLRRREQKDTPRKSATRRLRLPGKLTDCTKEHAPDTEIFLVEGDSAGGSAKQARNRETQAVLPLRGKILNVASATTEKLRANQELRDLIEALGCGSGDRFELAKLRYGRVIIMTDADVDGAHIASLLMTFFYRELPELIRNGHLYLAQPPLYRLTQGAHSVYAMDDADRERKMAVLTKKRGKIDVSRFKGLGEMPPADLKETTMDPRSRTLLRVVAPPEDRLSTRERVESLMGRKPELRFAFIQEHARSVDELLDI from the coding sequence ATGAGCGATCTGTTTTCCGCCCCCACACCGTCCCGCAAATCCGCCAGCGCCTCGGCCCGCTCCAAAGGGCCGGAGAACGATGCATATGACGCCAGCGCCATTGAGGTGCTGGAAGGGCTGGAGCCTGTTCGACGCAGGCCCGGCATGTATATTGGCGGAACAGATGAGGGTGCTCTGCACCATCTGGCGGCGGAAATTATTGATAACGCAATGGATGAGGCCGTAGCAGGCCACGCCACAACCATTGACGTGCATCTGGCGCCGGACAACCGGCTCTCCGTCCGCGATAATGGTCGGGGAATTCCCGTTGACCCCCATCCCCGTTTTCCCGACCGCTCGGCGCTGGAAGTCATTCTGACCACCCTGCACGCGGGTGGTAAATTTTCTGGCAAAGCCTATGCCACATCAGGCGGATTGCATGGCGTTGGGTCATCCGTGGTTAATGCCCTGTCTTCGCGCATGGATGTGGAAATCGCGCGGGACCGTACCCTGTGGCAACAATCCTACGAGCGCGGTAAACCCGTAACTGCGTTGGAAAAAGCCGGAGCCGCCCCCAACAGACGCGGCACGCAGATTACATTCCAGCCTGACCCGGAAATTTTTGGCACGCACGTTTTTGTACCGTCCCGGCTGTATAAGCTCTGCCGCTCCAAAGCCTTCCTGTTCCGTGGTGTGACCATCCGGTGGTCGTGTGACCCGTCTTTGATCAAAACCGGGGATGACTCCCCGACGGAGGCTGTTCTCCACTTCCCCGGTGGGTTGGCAGACAGTCTGGCGGATGAACTTGGCCCCAACGCCCCCCTACTGACCCCATTCTGGTCTGGGGAGGCCCCCCTGCCGCCACAGCCCGATGGTACGGATAATGGCAAGGTGGAGTGGGCTGTCGCTTTTCTGGAAAGTGGTGCGGCCTCGCTGATCTCATACTGCAACACCATTCCGACTCCGCAGGGTGGCACGCACGAAACCGGTTTTCGTAATGCACTGCTCAAAGGTTTGCGGGCATGGGGCGACCAGAGATCCATAAAAAAAGCAGCCAGCATTACGGCCGAAGACATACTGGGGATGATTGCGGCGCGCCTGTCCGCTTTTATTCGTGACCCGCAGTTTCAGGGCCAGACCAAGGAAAAACTGACCACAGCAGCGGCCAGCAAACTGCTGGAAACAGCCCTGCGTGACCGGTTTGACCACTGGCTTGCCCAGAACCCGCCACAGGCCGATGCGCTGCTCAATTTTGCCATTGAACGGGCAGAAGAACGCCTGCGCCGCCGTGAGCAAAAAGACACGCCGCGCAAAAGTGCGACCCGCCGCCTGCGGCTGCCCGGCAAGCTGACAGACTGCACCAAGGAACATGCACCGGACACCGAAATTTTTCTGGTGGAAGGGGACTCGGCTGGCGGCTCCGCCAAACAGGCCCGTAACCGCGAGACACAGGCTGTACTGCCCCTGCGCGGCAAAATTCTGAACGTGGCCAGCGCCACAACAGAAAAACTCCGCGCCAATCAGGAGCTACGCGACCTGATTGAAGCACTGGGCTGTGGGTCGGGGGACCGATTCGAACTCGCCAAGCTGCGCTATGGCCGCGTCATTATCATGACTGACGCAGACGTGGACGGCGCGCACATTGCTTCGCTACTCATGACGTTCTTCTACCGTGAGCTGCCAGAACTTATTCGCAATGGACATCTCTATCTGGCCCAGCCGCCACTGTACCGCCTAACGCAAGGTGCCCACAGCGTTTACGCCATGGACGATGCCGACCGCGAACGCAAAATGGCGGTTCTGACAAAAAAACGAGGCAAGATTGATGTCTCCCGCTTTAAAGGTCTGGGCGAAATGCCTCCGGCAGACCTGAAGGAAACCACAATGGACCCTCGCAGCCGCACGCTGCTGCGTGTGGTTGCTCCGCCAGAAGACCGATTGAGCACGCGTGAGCGGGTGGAAAGCCTGATGGGCCGCAAGCCGGAACTCCGCTTTGCCTTCATTCAGGAACACGCCCGTTCGGTTGATGAACTGCTGGACATCTGA
- the cysK gene encoding cysteine synthase A has protein sequence MPSTTHDNGGYGFAAPRGRVYDSVLNVVGGTPLVALPRITNEDKLTSRVLLKLEFFNPLGSVKDRIGTAMVLDAERKGKIVPGRTLLVEPTSGNTGISLAFVAAARGYRLIVTMPEGASIERRRMVRLMDAQVELTPARLGMAGAIARANEILAETPDAWMPDQFDNPANPAVHAATTAEEIWEDTAGKVDIIVAGVGTGGTATGIAEALKPRRKGIQVFGVEPAESAILNGDEPGPHGIQGIGPGFCPATLHLKSLDGVLTVSEREAIAAARRCARIDGIPVGISSGAALHAALLLARKKENEGKTIVAIAPSFAERYLSTSLFSGL, from the coding sequence ATGCCATCAACAACGCACGATAACGGGGGATACGGCTTTGCAGCACCTCGTGGGAGAGTTTACGACTCGGTTTTGAATGTGGTGGGTGGAACACCTCTGGTCGCACTGCCGCGTATTACGAACGAAGATAAACTGACAAGCCGGGTGCTGCTGAAGCTGGAATTTTTTAACCCGCTCGGTTCAGTCAAGGACAGAATCGGCACGGCCATGGTGCTGGATGCCGAGCGCAAGGGCAAGATTGTTCCGGGCCGGACGCTGCTGGTGGAGCCGACCTCGGGCAATACGGGTATTTCTCTGGCTTTTGTTGCCGCCGCGCGTGGCTATAGGCTGATTGTGACCATGCCAGAAGGGGCCTCCATAGAACGCCGTCGTATGGTGCGGTTGATGGATGCGCAGGTGGAACTGACCCCGGCGCGCCTTGGCATGGCAGGCGCTATTGCCCGCGCGAATGAAATTCTGGCCGAAACACCAGATGCCTGGATGCCTGACCAGTTTGATAATCCGGCAAACCCGGCCGTTCATGCAGCGACTACGGCAGAAGAAATTTGGGAAGATACGGCTGGCAAGGTCGATATTATTGTGGCTGGTGTAGGCACAGGTGGTACCGCCACAGGCATTGCAGAAGCCCTTAAACCCCGGCGTAAGGGGATTCAGGTCTTTGGTGTGGAGCCGGCAGAAAGCGCTATTCTGAATGGTGATGAGCCCGGTCCTCACGGTATTCAGGGCATTGGTCCGGGTTTTTGCCCGGCAACACTGCACCTCAAGTCTCTGGATGGTGTGCTGACTGTTTCTGAACGCGAGGCGATTGCTGCTGCCCGCCGGTGTGCGCGGATAGATGGTATTCCCGTTGGTATTTCCTCCGGGGCGGCACTCCATGCTGCTTTGCTGCTGGCGCGGAAAAAGGAAAATGAAGGCAAGACCATTGTTGCCATAGCGCCATCGTTTGCAGAGCGTTACCTCTCCACATCTCTGTTCTCTGGTCTGTAG
- a CDS encoding DUF1491 family protein encodes MTSPPRLRTDLVARALLRQSGLDGRSAMLLRKGDPDAGGILVVLAGRNGDGVVLSQTRTAEGEAAWLRGTGTTPVPADQIQAYVDRQLKYDPDLWVLEIESSDFSPPFEAILI; translated from the coding sequence ATGACATCCCCCCCACGCCTGCGTACCGACCTTGTCGCCCGTGCCCTGCTCCGCCAGTCCGGGCTGGATGGACGCTCGGCCATGCTGCTGCGTAAAGGAGACCCCGATGCAGGAGGGATTCTAGTTGTGCTGGCCGGACGCAACGGAGATGGCGTCGTCCTATCCCAGACCCGCACAGCGGAGGGAGAGGCCGCATGGCTCCGTGGTACAGGTACAACCCCAGTCCCTGCTGACCAGATTCAGGCCTATGTTGACCGACAACTCAAATACGACCCTGATTTATGGGTGCTGGAAATTGAATCTTCAGATTTCAGCCCTCCGTTTGAAGCAATACTGATCTGA
- a CDS encoding Ig-like domain-containing protein translates to MRLRGIAGLTLTAGMLAGCATTVGPVHVGSPNPFGYLKRSAVCSTTPIKKEADGQLSTTMTVRSDDGLCEVLVSQPNGKPYLSFGVAPAPEHGKAFLYTLDNDTHVTYTPTQGYAGQDKFTVILIPGPGQQRTRLTVTAQVDATGVFVPHPAVTAPTPAEPEKKAVTKRASRPAKASKN, encoded by the coding sequence GTGCGCTTACGAGGAATTGCCGGGCTGACGCTAACTGCTGGCATGCTTGCCGGCTGCGCGACAACCGTGGGCCCTGTTCATGTCGGATCTCCCAATCCGTTTGGGTATCTCAAAAGGTCTGCCGTGTGCAGCACAACCCCCATCAAGAAAGAGGCTGACGGCCAGCTTTCCACCACCATGACGGTCCGCTCGGATGACGGGCTGTGCGAGGTGCTTGTCTCCCAGCCCAATGGCAAACCCTACCTGTCTTTTGGTGTGGCGCCCGCCCCCGAGCATGGCAAGGCGTTCCTCTACACGCTGGATAACGACACGCACGTAACCTACACGCCCACACAGGGCTATGCAGGACAGGACAAGTTTACGGTTATTCTTATTCCCGGTCCGGGGCAGCAGCGTACCCGTCTGACGGTAACCGCTCAGGTGGACGCAACTGGTGTGTTTGTTCCACACCCGGCTGTTACGGCTCCCACTCCGGCAGAACCGGAAAAGAAAGCTGTAACCAAGCGGGCTTCCCGCCCGGCTAAAGCCAGCAAAAACTGA
- a CDS encoding RrF2 family transcriptional regulator encodes MILRRDRAMTAVLIMLDVAFHAGRSNAVSAADIAERSGLARRGIEPLLQALSRSGLLESIRGPRGGYRLGRPRRDVSLINIIEAVLNDDSEGSEGPKGPLFHKVIEPCWSEFDTKLTEQMRQTTLDELVRQAEEAGLKRPQSEPITFSI; translated from the coding sequence ATGATTCTTCGTCGTGACAGAGCAATGACCGCTGTTCTCATCATGCTGGACGTTGCTTTCCACGCGGGACGCTCCAACGCAGTCAGTGCTGCGGATATTGCCGAGCGCTCTGGTCTGGCGCGCCGGGGAATTGAACCATTGCTTCAGGCTCTCTCACGCTCTGGACTGCTGGAAAGCATTCGCGGCCCCCGTGGAGGTTACCGGCTGGGTCGCCCCCGGCGCGATGTCTCCCTGATTAACATTATTGAAGCTGTTCTGAACGATGACTCCGAAGGCAGCGAAGGCCCTAAAGGCCCGCTCTTTCACAAGGTTATTGAACCCTGCTGGAGTGAGTTTGATACTAAGCTGACGGAACAGATGCGCCAGACCACGCTGGACGAACTGGTCCGTCAGGCGGAAGAAGCCGGGCTCAAACGGCCACAAAGCGAGCCTATCACGTTTTCCATCTGA
- a CDS encoding RNB domain-containing ribonuclease codes for MSGRSEVAALPSSAALRAFLLDGVAPVGLTDILRAFGRPVRDKARLKAILHDMALSGALLDLPAGRLKTSIGLPETARVRITHIRMDGTPCGIMADDPAAASVLLQTLAPGLPFPLPGDTVLARLRPSCGNRRREARAERLLARTCETLAFARALDPNGTPMDQLWACNPQISGTFSLAEPGQYALPEPGEVVLATLRLMPDGALAVDKPAPYGHAAQAGMPSQLSLLTHDVPTCFSSAAEQEGQRIADLAAALQNQPAPDNRRDLRNLPLITLDDDTAQDFDDAIWAEPTEAGFHLIVAIADVSHYVPTGSALDTDARLRGTSLYLPDRVVPMLPPSLSANACSLLPGQDRLCLFADISITHDGEILHGTIGQGIMQSAARLTYRDAQDALDGNPLPPAHPIHALPPTLLGTLQAAGRALDNAATKRGVMRLEEDAWAITFHPDGQPAAFLPRERFATHDLVASFMIAANALAAETAYNNRLPVLFRVHAAPSAAHPRPAARYSTVAGRHNGLGLPLYTHFTSPIRRYADLVAHRAISAWCGGGRPTGSDVACAPLSGQDCSLASHLNFTERRATRSTQDCQNRLAAAFLTPLIGQNVNIHATTTTRQGLCVRLTKTGTPSLLPWSAFPDCARMNDDSLYGSIAARHTPHTQSGALLKAVLLATCPARGVSVLASPTHAC; via the coding sequence ATGTCTGGCAGGTCTGAAGTTGCTGCCCTTCCTTCCAGCGCAGCACTTCGGGCCTTCCTGCTGGACGGGGTCGCCCCTGTAGGGCTGACAGATATTCTCAGGGCATTCGGCCGCCCCGTGCGGGACAAGGCCCGCCTCAAAGCCATATTGCACGATATGGCTTTGAGTGGCGCTTTGCTGGACCTGCCTGCAGGACGCCTCAAAACATCCATAGGGCTGCCAGAAACCGCACGGGTGCGCATAACCCACATCCGCATGGATGGAACGCCCTGCGGCATCATGGCCGATGACCCAGCAGCAGCCTCGGTCCTGCTCCAGACACTGGCACCCGGCTTGCCCTTTCCCCTCCCCGGAGATACGGTTCTGGCACGTCTGCGCCCATCCTGCGGGAACCGCCGCCGGGAGGCACGGGCAGAACGCCTGCTGGCCAGAACGTGCGAAACACTGGCCTTTGCCCGTGCGCTTGACCCTAACGGCACGCCCATGGACCAGTTATGGGCCTGCAACCCGCAAATTTCTGGAACATTCTCTTTGGCCGAACCGGGCCAGTATGCTCTGCCGGAACCGGGAGAAGTTGTACTGGCAACCTTACGCCTCATGCCCGATGGCGCCCTTGCTGTGGACAAGCCTGCTCCGTATGGACATGCGGCGCAAGCTGGTATGCCCAGCCAGTTAAGCCTGCTGACGCATGACGTGCCGACCTGTTTTTCCAGCGCGGCAGAGCAGGAAGGCCAACGCATTGCAGACCTTGCAGCAGCCCTACAAAACCAGCCTGCCCCCGACAACCGGCGGGACCTGCGGAACCTCCCCCTGATAACGCTGGATGATGACACAGCGCAGGATTTTGACGATGCCATATGGGCGGAGCCAACCGAGGCAGGTTTTCACCTCATCGTCGCCATTGCAGATGTCAGCCACTACGTTCCCACAGGGTCGGCGCTGGACACGGATGCACGCTTGCGAGGCACCTCGCTCTATTTACCCGACCGCGTGGTGCCCATGCTCCCGCCTAGCCTGTCGGCCAATGCCTGCTCACTCCTACCGGGGCAGGACCGGCTTTGCCTGTTTGCGGATATTTCCATAACGCATGATGGAGAAATACTGCACGGCACGATCGGCCAAGGCATCATGCAGAGCGCAGCCCGCCTGACCTACCGTGATGCGCAGGATGCGCTGGACGGTAACCCGCTCCCACCCGCACATCCCATCCATGCACTTCCTCCTACCTTGCTGGGTACACTACAGGCTGCGGGCCGTGCTTTGGATAACGCTGCAACCAAACGCGGAGTCATGCGTTTGGAAGAAGATGCCTGGGCCATCACCTTCCACCCTGATGGGCAGCCTGCTGCCTTTTTACCGCGTGAACGCTTTGCAACCCATGATCTGGTTGCCAGCTTCATGATTGCTGCAAACGCGCTTGCAGCCGAAACCGCTTATAATAATCGGCTCCCAGTCCTGTTCCGGGTTCATGCGGCCCCTAGCGCGGCGCACCCCCGCCCCGCCGCGCGTTATAGCACCGTAGCGGGCCGCCATAATGGCCTTGGTCTGCCTTTATATACGCACTTCACCAGCCCAATCCGACGTTATGCCGATCTGGTGGCGCATAGAGCCATCAGCGCATGGTGTGGTGGTGGCCGCCCAACGGGTTCCGATGTGGCCTGCGCGCCACTCTCCGGGCAGGATTGCTCTTTGGCATCGCACCTTAATTTTACCGAACGCCGTGCGACCAGAAGCACGCAGGACTGCCAAAACCGGCTGGCGGCGGCCTTTCTCACGCCTCTTATAGGGCAAAACGTGAACATCCATGCCACCACAACAACACGGCAAGGCCTCTGTGTGCGATTGACGAAAACAGGAACTCCGTCTTTGCTGCCTTGGTCTGCTTTTCCGGATTGCGCAAGGATGAATGACGACTCGCTGTACGGCAGCATTGCTGCCCGCCACACGCCCCATACCCAGAGCGGGGCGCTGCTTAAGGCAGTTCTGCTGGCAACCTGTCCGGCGCGTGGCGTGTCCGTACTGGCGTCCCCTACCCATGCGTGCTGA
- a CDS encoding OmpA family protein, protein MCALVPSNAIRDVSHNLCHSREKTMKPRRILLAQTLLSAPLAAGLLLSAVSVHAQPVQGLYIAGEGGASLNQDQRVKSTANFPDGRDRWKTGAVGIGSVGWGLGNGFRVEVEGDYRNMDYNRLVTNTMATKGDGRRQTYGVMVNALFDLDIGKPWLFPYFGAGVGYGWTSTNASLIGHNASGGVTSQHIGGTYGNATYQGIFGLSFPVPWVVGLSATAEYRFWTMFGPQSHTVTSTGNIGGTQALAGTETISGSHKTVTDFNHSMMLGLRYEFNPAPPPPPPAAASVAPAPLAARSYLVFFDWDKTELTDRARSIVNEAAQAAAHVALTRITVSGYTDNSSAHPGEKAGEEYNMKLSIRRATVVKAELMRDGIAGSTIDIHGYGDTHPLVQTGPNTKEAQNRRVEIIFR, encoded by the coding sequence ATGTGTGCCCTCGTACCATCAAACGCCATACGTGATGTATCGCACAACCTTTGCCACAGCAGGGAGAAGACCATGAAGCCGCGCCGGATACTGCTTGCGCAAACGCTGCTTTCTGCGCCGCTTGCGGCGGGCCTCCTGCTGTCGGCCGTCTCCGTGCATGCACAGCCTGTTCAGGGGCTTTATATTGCTGGAGAGGGTGGTGCCTCCCTTAACCAGGACCAGCGCGTCAAAAGCACGGCCAACTTCCCGGATGGCCGGGACCGCTGGAAGACTGGCGCTGTTGGAATCGGCTCGGTCGGCTGGGGCCTTGGCAACGGTTTCCGTGTTGAGGTCGAAGGCGACTACCGCAACATGGATTACAATCGCCTTGTAACCAACACCATGGCGACAAAGGGAGACGGCCGCCGCCAGACCTATGGCGTCATGGTCAACGCCCTGTTTGATCTGGATATTGGCAAGCCGTGGCTGTTCCCCTACTTCGGGGCGGGTGTTGGCTATGGGTGGACATCCACCAATGCCTCACTCATTGGCCACAATGCTTCTGGCGGTGTCACATCGCAGCATATTGGCGGCACCTACGGCAACGCCACCTATCAGGGCATCTTTGGTCTTTCCTTCCCCGTTCCGTGGGTTGTTGGCCTGTCTGCCACGGCGGAATACCGGTTCTGGACCATGTTTGGCCCGCAGTCCCACACCGTGACTTCCACGGGCAATATTGGTGGAACACAGGCGCTGGCTGGGACAGAGACCATAAGCGGCAGCCATAAGACCGTCACAGACTTCAACCATTCCATGATGCTTGGGTTGCGTTACGAATTTAACCCCGCACCGCCTCCGCCTCCACCTGCCGCAGCTTCCGTGGCTCCCGCCCCGCTGGCGGCACGCAGCTATCTGGTCTTTTTTGACTGGGACAAAACGGAGCTGACGGACAGAGCGCGTTCCATTGTGAACGAAGCTGCACAGGCCGCAGCCCATGTAGCCCTGACCCGCATTACCGTCTCTGGTTACACGGATAACTCATCCGCTCATCCGGGCGAAAAAGCGGGTGAGGAATACAACATGAAGCTCTCAATCCGCCGCGCAACGGTTGTTAAAGCCGAGCTGATGCGTGACGGGATTGCAGGGTCCACCATTGATATTCATGGCTACGGCGATACCCACCCACTGGTGCAGACTGGCCCGAACACCAAGGAAGCCCAGAATCGGCGCGTGGAAATTATTTTCCGTTAA